A genomic region of Mycobacterium sp. Aquia_213 contains the following coding sequences:
- the ctaD gene encoding cytochrome c oxidase subunit I, producing the protein MTAEAPPLGELEAVRPYPARTGPKGNLIYKLITTTDHKLIGIMYCVACFIFFFIGGLLALLMRTELAAPGLQFLSNEQFNQLFTMHGTIMLLFYATPIVFGFANLVLPLQIGAPDVAFPRLNAFSFWLFLFGATMGMAGFITPGGAADFGWTAYTPLTDAIHSPGAGGDLWIMGLIVAGLGTILGAVNMITTCVCMRAPGMTMFRMPIFTWNIMVTSILVLIAFPLLTAALFGLAADRHLGAHIYDSANGGVLLWQHLFWFFGHPEVYIIALPFFGIVSEIFPVFSRKPIFGYTTLVYATLSIAALSVAVWAHHMFATGAVLLPFFSFMTYLIAVPTGIKFFNWVGTMWKGQLTFETPMLFSIGFMVTFLLGGLTGVLLASPPLDFHVTDSYFVVAHFHYVLFGTIVFSTFAGIYFWFPKMTGRLLDERLGKLHFWLTFIGFHTTFLVQHWLGDEGMPRRYADYLATDGFQGLNIVSTVGAFILGASMFPFVWNVFKSWRYGEVVTVDDPWGYGNSLEWATSCPPPRHNFTELPRIRSERPAFELHYPHMVERMRAESHVGRSHGKEGHDVTKLDDVDVRS; encoded by the coding sequence TTGACAGCCGAAGCGCCCCCGTTGGGAGAACTCGAGGCCGTTCGGCCGTACCCGGCCAGGACCGGTCCCAAAGGGAACCTGATCTACAAACTGATCACGACCACCGATCACAAGCTGATCGGCATCATGTACTGCGTCGCGTGCTTCATCTTCTTCTTTATCGGCGGGCTGCTGGCGCTGTTGATGCGCACCGAGTTGGCCGCGCCGGGTCTGCAGTTCTTGTCGAATGAACAGTTCAACCAGCTGTTCACCATGCACGGCACGATCATGCTGCTGTTCTATGCGACCCCGATCGTGTTCGGCTTCGCCAACCTGGTGCTGCCGCTGCAGATCGGTGCGCCCGACGTGGCGTTCCCGCGGCTGAACGCCTTCTCGTTCTGGTTGTTCCTGTTCGGCGCCACGATGGGGATGGCCGGTTTCATCACGCCGGGCGGCGCGGCCGACTTCGGCTGGACCGCCTACACGCCGTTGACCGACGCGATCCACTCACCGGGCGCCGGCGGCGACCTGTGGATCATGGGACTGATCGTCGCGGGTCTGGGCACCATCCTCGGTGCGGTCAACATGATCACCACCTGTGTGTGCATGCGCGCACCCGGGATGACGATGTTCCGGATGCCGATCTTCACCTGGAACATCATGGTGACCTCGATCCTGGTGCTGATCGCCTTCCCGCTGCTGACCGCGGCGCTGTTCGGACTGGCCGCAGACCGCCACCTGGGCGCCCACATCTACGACTCGGCCAACGGCGGAGTTCTGTTGTGGCAACACCTGTTCTGGTTCTTCGGTCACCCCGAGGTGTACATCATCGCGCTGCCATTCTTCGGCATCGTCTCGGAGATCTTCCCGGTCTTCTCCCGCAAGCCGATCTTCGGCTACACCACGCTGGTCTACGCGACGCTGTCGATCGCCGCGCTGTCGGTCGCGGTGTGGGCGCACCACATGTTCGCCACCGGAGCCGTTCTGCTGCCGTTCTTCTCGTTTATGACGTACCTGATCGCGGTGCCGACCGGGATCAAGTTCTTCAACTGGGTCGGCACAATGTGGAAGGGCCAGTTGACCTTTGAGACGCCGATGTTGTTCTCCATCGGCTTCATGGTCACCTTCCTGCTCGGTGGACTGACCGGTGTACTGCTGGCCAGCCCGCCGCTGGACTTCCACGTTACCGACAGCTACTTCGTGGTCGCGCACTTCCACTACGTGCTGTTCGGCACCATCGTGTTCTCCACCTTCGCCGGAATCTACTTCTGGTTCCCGAAGATGACCGGGCGGCTGCTCGACGAGCGGCTGGGCAAGCTGCACTTCTGGCTGACCTTCATCGGTTTCCACACCACGTTCCTGGTGCAGCACTGGCTGGGCGACGAAGGCATGCCGCGCCGCTACGCCGACTACTTGGCCACCGACGGTTTCCAGGGACTGAACATCGTTTCGACGGTGGGAGCATTCATCCTGGGCGCTTCGATGTTCCCGTTCGTATGGAACGTCTTCAAGAGCTGGCGCTACGGCGAAGTGGTCACCGTCGACGACCCGTGGGGTTACGGCAACTCGCTGGAGTGGGCAACCAGTTGCCCGCCGCCTCGGCACAACTTCACCGAGCTGCCCCGAATCCGTTCGGAGCGGCCGGCTTTCGAGCTGCACTACCCGCACATGGTGGAGCGCATGCGCGCCGAGTCGCACGTCGGTCGGTCCCACGGGAAAGAGGGCCACGACGTCACCAAGCTCGACGACGTCGACGTCCGCAGCTAA
- a CDS encoding iron-siderophore ABC transporter substrate-binding protein codes for MVCSGCGSGQSGSKGPSTRPLVTPTTQIAGAGVLGNDRKPDESCAREAAPADSGPATRQAHNAAGVTPDSVQVPAEAQRIVVLSGDQLDALCALGLQSRVVAAALPDGSSSQPSYLGEAVHALPGVGSRSNPDVRGIAALHPDLILGSVALTPRTYPKLAAIAPTVFTAAPGAAWQDNLRIVGGATARSGAVDGLIGGFTQRANQIGASHDAAHFQASVVQLTDNSLRIYGANNFPASVLSAVGVDRPASQRFTDKPYIEIGATDADLAKNPDFSAAEADVIYMSCATRAAADRAATILDSDPWRKLSANRDNRVYIVNDEVWQTGEGVIAARGIVDDLRLVNAAIN; via the coding sequence ATGGTGTGCAGCGGTTGCGGATCCGGGCAGTCCGGCTCCAAGGGGCCGTCGACCCGGCCGCTGGTCACACCCACCACGCAAATCGCGGGCGCCGGGGTGCTCGGCAATGACCGCAAGCCCGACGAGTCGTGCGCGCGGGAGGCGGCGCCGGCCGATTCGGGGCCGGCGACCCGGCAGGCCCACAACGCCGCGGGGGTCACTCCGGACTCGGTCCAGGTGCCCGCGGAGGCGCAGCGCATCGTGGTGCTTTCCGGCGATCAGCTCGACGCCCTGTGCGCGCTCGGCCTGCAGTCGCGGGTGGTCGCCGCGGCGCTGCCGGACGGTTCGTCGAGTCAGCCGTCCTATTTGGGCGAGGCCGTGCACGCGCTGCCCGGTGTCGGCAGCCGGAGCAATCCCGACGTGCGCGGGATCGCCGCGCTGCACCCGGATCTGATCCTGGGCTCGGTCGCGCTGACGCCGAGGACCTATCCGAAGCTGGCGGCGATCGCCCCGACGGTGTTCACCGCGGCACCCGGCGCGGCGTGGCAGGACAACCTGCGCATTGTCGGCGGCGCGACGGCACGCAGCGGCGCCGTCGACGGGTTGATCGGCGGTTTCACCCAGCGGGCCAACCAGATCGGCGCCTCCCACGACGCCGCTCACTTCCAGGCGTCGGTTGTCCAGCTGACCGATAACAGCCTGCGGATCTACGGCGCCAACAACTTCCCGGCCAGTGTGCTCAGCGCGGTCGGGGTGGACCGGCCGGCTTCCCAGCGGTTCACCGACAAGCCCTACATCGAGATCGGCGCGACCGACGCCGACCTGGCGAAGAACCCGGATTTCTCGGCGGCCGAGGCCGACGTCATCTATATGTCCTGCGCCACCCGCGCCGCTGCCGACCGGGCCGCAACGATTTTGGACAGCGACCCGTGGCGCAAGCTGTCCGCCAACCGCGACAACCGCGTTTACATCGTCAACGACGAGGTATGGCAGACCGGCGAGGGCGTGATCGCGGCCCGGGGCATCGTGGACGACTTGCGCCTGGTCAACGCGGCTATCAACTAG